The Anopheles moucheti chromosome 3, idAnoMoucSN_F20_07, whole genome shotgun sequence genome contains the following window.
AACAATTCGGAGACAAACCCAGGTTGGTAGCACAATGCCGCGTTGTATGTTATATGTGTTTACTTTACCGTACCATCGCTTACGTTGTCTTATGTTATTTGCAGCGAAAAACGACCTGCACGGTCCGACCTTATCGTATTGGTAGCGCATAACGATGATCCAACCGATcaaatgtttgtgtttttcccgGACGAACCCAAGATTGGCATCAAGACAATCAAAACGTACTGTACCCGAATGCAGGAGGAAAACATTCACCGTGCTATTGTCGTTGTGCAAGCCGGTATGACTCCGTCGGCAAAGCAATCGCTCGTCGATATGGCACCGAAATACATTCTCGAGCAGTTCCTCGAGTCCGAGCTGCTGATCAACATAACCGAGCACGAGCTAGTCCCGGAACACGTCGTGATGACACCAGAAGAGAAACAGGAGCTGCTGGCTCGTTACAAGCTGAAGGAAAACATGCTGATGAGGATACAGGCGGGCGATCCGGTTGCACGATATTTCGGACTAAAGCGTGGCCAGGTCGTAAAAATTATTCGCCCATCGGAAACTGCCGGTCGCTACATCTCCTATCGCTTGGTGTGCTGAAGCCGAGTAGCATCATAAATTGCTCTAATAAATCGGAATCGTAGCTCGAAAATTTGCCactctgtttgtttgttgttacatattaatgttttatttaacacgTTCGCCGAAAGATGAACCATCGTGTGTCGCGACTGTAGACACGATGCGCGTATTTAACGACGACGCACAGGGCAGGCTTACTCCGAAGGGACCTCAATAGCACCGCTCGTGATGTCATCGATCACGTCGTGCGGAGAACGTCCATCGATGGTGCAGCCAACGCTCTGTGCCGTTCCTAGCACTTCCTTGCACGTTCCGGACAGCTCCCGGGCCATCGATCGGGGTCTCATGACGCGAGCGATGCTGATCACTTCGTCGAAGGTGATGTTACCATTGTGTTTAACTGTTGCgcaaaagataaacaaacaaccacaTCCGCATTAATACCGATCTCTCAATATGCCTGTGCAATATGTTTGTACACTACCAAGGGATACTTACTGTTCTTCACCTTCTTGCGGTCTCGTGGCGGTTCCTTCAGGGCTTTTACAATGAGAGATGCAGCCGATGGTACAACCGAAATTGCAGCCTGTCGATTCTGAATCGTCAGACAAACGGTGATCTTCAGACCCTTCCAGTCGCCGGTTGCCTTGGCAATATCGTCACCAATCTTCTTCGGAGActgcaaatatttaaacataattaaCATCAATGTTAGTACCATAGCAGCTATTGATATGCATGCAAGACCCATCACATCTACTTACCAGACCCAGCGGACCAATCTTGGGGGCGAGGGACGAAGTAGCACCTACTTCTCCACCAACGCATCGGAGGTAGACTGTAAACAGACGTAGAAACAGAAAGAGACACAATTAACAGCGTGCTTGCGGAACGTAAATTGTTTCACTAGACGAGCTCGCTTCAGTTCACAATCGGGAATATACAACAATTTTCACAAATAGAAGCTGCTGATACGTGGTATTTCACCGCACACGGGTATACACAATGCCTCCAGAAGAGTTCTTTAAAATCCTGCCTTGCGGTCGATATACCCCATTGAATAATACTTCACAACACGTACCGTGCTTAATCTCGTTCGGATCAAACTTCGGCGGCATTTTGGAAGGTTCAGAAACGCGACGAAATCAAAATTATTGAACACTCCAAAAAGTGTGTTCACGCACGGATCGTATAGATGCCGGAAAGAGAGAGTGTAGGGAACAGAAACACTGACAGCTTGCGCACTGTCAAAACGAGCGCTGACAGCAACAACTACACTTCCGGTACGGTCACGTCACGATGTTAACCCTTGAGAGTTCAATGGATTGCGCTAGTTTTTTAATGTCACACATAGATGGCAGTAAATGCACACCCATCACACGGATATCTCATGCAGTTAATAGTTTACCGCTCGTAAAATCACAAATATTCCCCGCGGGCAAATTTAACGAAAGTTCCCTGCGTTTCACTCACTTCCAACCCTGGTTGGCCTATACTTCGTGACGTACGCGGTGCCAAAGTATAGccttctttgttttttccatGCTTCAAATATAGTTATCTCATTCTGCATGCTGTATGTACACGCAGCTCTTCGAttgctttgtgtttgtgtgtgtacaaaATCATCTTGACAGCCCGATGTTGTGGCtttcatttgttgttttgatttcgatCGAACCAAACAGATTTTTATTTGTGaccattaaattaattaaaatggcTTTCAATTCAAACGATCATCAATTTTCCGAACGAAATGATCAACTTGAAAGGGAATTGGATCAAGCTATTGAAGAAGAGTGGCGAATTTTGGGGCCTACGTTGTATGAGGACGGAGGTGCTGAAAATTTCCCTTGGCCTCTTAGACACTTCGGTAAGTACAGTTTCATTAAGGGTGAATGTAATCCTTATGATTCTgttatgctttttatttttagataCTGCTGCATCTAATACAATTAACGTTGGTGGTGGAAATATAGATTACGGTATGGTAGCATGTAGTGACGGTGATGTTCATGTAAGTAAATTAATATCTAATAATACTAACATAGCTGGAGGGAATGCGGAATTCAGTAGCAGTATTAGTGTAGAAGAAGTGCAGTTTAGAGTACAGGATTGTGTTGAAGATTCAGATGATAGTACTAATTTCGATGGTGCAAGATCATCTGAGGGGCATGAcaaatacagcaatttgggaggaataaattcattcattatATATATTGCTCCAGCAGTATCAAAATGCATTCGTACACGTGACAATTAAAAAGACATATACGGGAGTAAGTACATTATAACATGAATGActtcaataaattataaaattaaattttatttcgtgTCCTTTTTGATGCATTGAGAAATCCCACTGTGCTATGcataaaacatacacacacacatgtgcatgaCACAAGCATCGCACTAACACATACGCAAAATGCGTGTGTGGTAGGATGGTTGCTTTAAGGCTGCTTAACAACACTAAGCAGCCTCAAAGCAACCATGCTTAACGAAGCTTTTGCCCGTGGGGTTATTCCTTCATGCTTACTGTCATTCTTCTTGAATTTTATTGTATCATAATATGTAAAAGTTGTGGTGGGACATTGTTACACTACCGCTAACAAATTGAAAGACGCTAACAATTAATAAATTCTCATAGATCTTTCCGCAGAACTCTACATTTCAAATAGCTCTACTCTGAAATATACTACTATGCTTTGTAATATATACTTTGCTATCAAAATATTTCTATGTATATCGCTATGAATAACGtacttaaaatttattttacaaatattccACCCTCGAGctctttttgttctttttgctTCATGTATGCTAAAAATATGGTCCACAGTAGACTGCACATACTGACGAAGGGCACGCGATTTTTCTCCGGCACCACGGAAAAGTTGAATGTTTGTACGAATGGCCAGATACACAATGCAACCTACGAGGTGGTACAAGATAGACTTATTTGAAATACTGTATAACCGTGATAAATGCAGCTAACTAACCTTGTACGTTGGAAACAGCTTCACTCGCACTTCGTTCAGTGATTCTTCGACCGATTTTGCCTCCAGAAGGCTCATGCTGAAGTAGAACGCCGTCATCGCCATTGGTGTGTAGCTTATTTGCTCCGTTAACGCCTATAAGATAAGAGTGGATAGTCAGATAACAGGGAATGGAACGGAATTCACACAACGCAAGATCGCACGATGATCGACAGTGTTCGCGAGCACCACTGCGAGGAAAGCTACTGACCTTGGCAATGGCTGATTTTAGATTCTGCCTTGGCCACATGATGGAAGCCACCCGTATCCAACAGTACAGCGACGGTGCAACAATGAAACCACCGTAAAAGAAGAATCGCCAACACTTTTTCCAATCGATTTCACCTGGGACATTTGACGGACAAATTCAAGAATTAGGGATCGTCCGTTTTCACTAATCAATACGATCACTTACTTAACTTTTTACCAGACAGCTTTTGCTGAATAAAACATCCCGTTGGCCATAGCAAACTGTACGTGATCATGCCCCGAGCGACAGGATAACGTTTAATCCATTGCGCAAATGCCGACATTTGAGTTTCGCTCGTTTTTTCGAGGAAATACGCGCGAAAGggaaatattttgccaaaattatGACGGCGGCTTATAACAAACCCGAGTTCACTCTATTAAGCGCAATAATTGAGGTATCGAGTATAATTTCACCAACAAGCACAACAATCACGGTTCATCGCATTCGCTCGTTCCCGCACCAGAAAGTCGACACGATCGTTGTGAGGATCATCAGCACTACGGTGACTGTCCAAACCGTAAACCGTGAACTTAAACATTGAAAACGATCGTTTTGGCAAAGGGGCGATCATGCGAGATAATACCATCTCTTAATGGTGAAGCCGTGCACACGACGACCACGCCAATTACTAACCCAACCGGAAAGACTCACTCGTTTTCTTTGCCAACGCTGTGCAAATTTGAAGGATACATCGGACATGGTTGCTACGATAGCTACCAGTGGCAAAGGTAgttgtgatttgttttgaatgattttgatGACGTAGGTGCATGTCCCGtagagataaaaataaacgtGATACCAGCGACAAACTCGTGTGAACGTACGCGtggggttctttttttatttgctcatCAATCGCATGCCGTCCACTCGTctcagctgtttttttttctattgtagTGAAACTGTTGCATAGAGGTGAGCAAATTTAGTagttgtgcgtgtgtttttgacATGACGTGTGAGATGCTGTCATTCGAGTGGTGGGTTCGATAGAACCTATGGCGGCTGACTAGAGCAATGGCGATGGTTGGTTGATGATCACGTGTGTGCTCACAATGTAGAACACGTGCAATACGATCCAAACCAACCCAAGCAACAGGTAGCCACTGTGAAATAAATAGTCAACAATACATACAATATCAGGGCGCAAAGCTAGAGTTTCGTTCATGCTGTCGGAACCGTTCGTATTTCTCGAGGCATACTCCTGCTTGTTGTTCAACATAGCTCTGGAAGGTGTCATGCAAAGTGCGGTCGCCA
Protein-coding sequences here:
- the LOC128305579 gene encoding DNA-directed RNA polymerases I, II, and III subunit RPABC1: MDDDAETYKLWRIRKTVMQLSHDRGYLVTQDELDQTLEQFKEQFGDKPSEKRPARSDLIVLVAHNDDPTDQMFVFFPDEPKIGIKTIKTYCTRMQEENIHRAIVVVQAGMTPSAKQSLVDMAPKYILEQFLESELLINITEHELVPEHVVMTPEEKQELLARYKLKENMLMRIQAGDPVARYFGLKRGQVVKIIRPSETAGRYISYRLVC
- the LOC128305580 gene encoding 60S ribosomal protein L12, translating into MPPKFDPNEIKHVYLRCVGGEVGATSSLAPKIGPLGLSPKKIGDDIAKATGDWKGLKITVCLTIQNRQAAISVVPSAASLIVKALKEPPRDRKKVKNIKHNGNITFDEVISIARVMRPRSMARELSGTCKEVLGTAQSVGCTIDGRSPHDVIDDITSGAIEVPSE
- the LOC128304198 gene encoding mpv17-like protein, whose product is MSAFAQWIKRYPVARGMITYSLLWPTGCFIQQKLSGKKLSEIDWKKCWRFFFYGGFIVAPSLYCWIRVASIMWPRQNLKSAIAKALTEQISYTPMAMTAFYFSMSLLEAKSVEESLNEVRVKLFPTYKVALCIWPFVQTFNFSVVPEKNRVPFVSMCSLLWTIFLAYMKQKEQKELEGGIFVK